The Cohnella abietis genome has a segment encoding these proteins:
- a CDS encoding M56 family metallopeptidase has protein sequence MIQWRKQSSVVMAVSVVVAVLVLSQMAMYEAHLLLGVKLHRNLFDICASLFRSNPLSYYLISVLLNLLVAYTLAIGLFRSIQQFYLIRKFRVRLSMLVHKPLTAQMNDKFRRAKQDIIVVRNDQLLALTMGFRKPRIVLSTGLLDLLDEQELKAVVEHESYHQLNHDAAKIFLLQMISQALWFIPVTKWSYHNYRIISELSADDHAIRTMGNEISLGSALLKMIKLDTSKNEMPVLVHFADVSINYRLSQLVNPRRAIPVRLDSKSLMISVLVLIILMGMILLTGA, from the coding sequence ATGATCCAATGGAGAAAGCAATCCTCTGTTGTGATGGCTGTGAGCGTTGTAGTTGCGGTGCTGGTATTGAGTCAAATGGCAATGTATGAAGCTCATCTTCTTCTAGGAGTTAAGCTTCATCGCAATCTTTTTGATATTTGTGCAAGTTTATTCCGTTCCAATCCGCTTTCCTATTATTTGATCTCTGTTCTCTTGAATCTACTTGTGGCTTACACGCTTGCGATTGGTTTGTTTAGAAGCATACAGCAATTTTACTTAATCAGAAAATTCAGGGTCAGGCTTTCCATGTTAGTACACAAACCATTAACTGCTCAAATGAATGACAAGTTCCGCCGTGCGAAGCAAGACATTATAGTTGTTAGGAATGATCAATTACTTGCACTCACAATGGGCTTCCGCAAACCGCGTATCGTTCTTTCAACCGGCTTGCTGGATTTGTTGGACGAGCAGGAGCTTAAAGCAGTTGTAGAGCATGAATCGTACCATCAATTAAACCATGACGCGGCGAAAATTTTTTTACTGCAGATGATTTCACAAGCTTTGTGGTTTATTCCAGTAACCAAATGGTCTTATCACAATTATCGGATTATAAGTGAATTGTCCGCCGATGATCATGCCATTCGTACAATGGGGAATGAGATCAGTTTAGGCAGCGCGTTGTTGAAGATGATTAAATTAGATACTAGTAAAAATGAAATGCCGGTTCTTGTTCATTTTGCCGATGTTTCTATTAATTATAGATTGAGTCAGCTAGTGAATCCGCGGCGTGCTATTCCAGTGAGGTTAGATTCCAAGTCGCTTATGATTTCTGTTTTAGTGCTGATTATTTTGATGGGGATGATTTTGCTAACAGGAGCTTAA
- a CDS encoding DUF3105 domain-containing protein, whose protein sequence is MILGLVGVILFILAIMGYSYAYKINKGNTSQLKKEMKAALKQKSRKMSLIAHTMLGGGIILLLAALILNNSNNYNIESLNHDVALEVTNDKDYGGGHSEMPVQYEMKLPTSGTHSPHDLKFGFYEKKPATELLVHNLEHGDILIYYRPDASADIIDAVKNLSHFTKAGAGVLAVPSEDIPEGKEVVLNAWTKTMELTTYDDLKAGAFIYQHINQGPEKIPANIRLGGGTM, encoded by the coding sequence ATGATTTTGGGCTTAGTTGGGGTTATTTTATTTATACTCGCTATTATGGGTTATAGTTATGCTTATAAAATCAATAAAGGAAACACAAGCCAGCTGAAGAAGGAAATGAAAGCAGCATTAAAACAAAAAAGCCGCAAGATGAGCTTAATCGCTCACACGATGCTTGGGGGCGGGATCATTCTTCTGTTAGCTGCTTTAATACTGAATAATTCGAATAATTACAATATAGAAAGCCTTAATCATGATGTTGCTCTTGAGGTAACTAATGATAAGGATTATGGTGGAGGGCATTCAGAGATGCCAGTTCAGTACGAGATGAAGCTCCCGACCTCTGGTACGCATAGTCCGCATGATTTGAAGTTTGGATTTTATGAGAAAAAGCCGGCAACTGAGCTTCTTGTTCACAACTTGGAGCATGGTGACATTCTGATATACTATCGTCCAGATGCAAGTGCTGACATCATCGATGCGGTTAAAAATTTATCGCATTTCACGAAAGCAGGAGCGGGTGTATTGGCCGTGCCTAGTGAGGATATTCCCGAGGGTAAAGAGGTAGTGCTGAACGCTTGGACGAAAACGATGGAGCTTACAACTTATGATGACTTAAAGGCTGGCGCATTCATTTACCAGCATATTAACCAAGGACCAGAGAAAATTCCAGCTAATATCCGGCTTGGTGGCGGTACAATGTAA
- a CDS encoding BlaI/MecI/CopY family transcriptional regulator: protein MNIKNFKYNEVGLNRFFGTLEAKIMELLWEEEIEEMSIKEVQLKLEQDKPLNFNTVMTVMNRLVDKGMLVKRTEARHSLYRPNQSKERFIDEQSKKLTENLYEEFGGLVVNHMIDVLKDVDQDLLNQLANKIQQLKRDSE, encoded by the coding sequence TTGAATATTAAAAATTTTAAGTACAATGAGGTTGGGCTTAATCGTTTCTTCGGAACCCTGGAAGCTAAAATTATGGAGCTATTATGGGAAGAGGAAATAGAAGAGATGAGTATCAAGGAGGTTCAGTTGAAGCTCGAGCAAGACAAGCCTCTTAACTTCAACACCGTCATGACCGTGATGAACCGCTTGGTGGATAAGGGAATGTTAGTCAAGAGAACGGAAGCTAGGCACTCATTATATCGGCCGAACCAGTCTAAGGAGCGGTTTATTGATGAGCAATCCAAGAAATTGACCGAGAATCTTTACGAGGAGTTTGGTGGGCTTGTCGTCAACCATATGATTGATGTTCTTAAAGACGTGGATCAAGACTTACTGAATCAGCTGGCGAACAAAATACAACAATTAAAGAGGGACTCCGAATGA